The following proteins come from a genomic window of Gehongia tenuis:
- a CDS encoding CvpA family protein, with protein MNIVDYVIVALFAFSILLGFYQGFISSGSNLIAFFVSLLGGKLFYGSLASSLVNNTGIVDTMLYYTDTAQSIGVTELINAPISALSADQVQSIVQQSNMPYPINQILTENITNQSLQGLTTLGEYFNYSVIYFVINVLSFVLLFLAIYIGISIILSLVNYTVRFPLLKYGDPVAGGVFGAVRGIFWCYIIFLLVPVVFAVLPADLLTPYLDESTFAHYFYTDSFILKWFHGFLG; from the coding sequence ATGAATATCGTTGACTATGTCATCGTGGCACTTTTCGCATTCAGCATACTGCTGGGATTTTATCAAGGATTCATCTCCAGCGGCAGCAACCTTATTGCGTTTTTTGTGTCCCTTTTGGGGGGCAAGCTGTTCTATGGCAGCCTGGCCAGCTCCCTGGTGAACAATACGGGGATCGTGGACACCATGCTTTATTACACCGACACGGCCCAGAGCATCGGGGTTACCGAGCTGATCAACGCCCCGATTTCCGCGCTTTCCGCCGATCAGGTGCAGAGCATCGTTCAGCAGTCCAACATGCCCTATCCCATCAATCAGATCCTGACAGAGAATATCACAAACCAGTCCCTGCAGGGACTGACCACGCTGGGAGAATACTTCAATTACAGCGTGATCTACTTTGTGATCAACGTGCTGTCCTTCGTGCTGCTGTTCCTTGCGATCTATATAGGCATCTCCATCATTCTCTCGCTGGTCAACTACACCGTCCGGTTCCCGCTGCTGAAGTATGGCGATCCGGTGGCGGGCGGCGTCTTTGGCGCGGTTCGGGGCATCTTTTGGTGCTACATCATCTTTCTTTTGGTGCCGGTGGTCTTTGCGGTTCTGCCCGCCGATCTCCTGACACCCTATCTGGACGAATCCACTTTTGCCCACTATTTTTACACCGACAGCTTCATCCTCAAGTGGTTTCACGGCTTTTTGGGATGA
- a CDS encoding ParB/RepB/Spo0J family partition protein: MKQRLGKGLGALLPDMAPEEVSGSAVRDLPITQVDPDPAQPRKHFDEEALRQLADSLKLHGMIQPIVVRPEGPEHYVIVAGERRYRAARLLGLPTIPAIVRDFEKRAAIEAALVENLQRQDLNPIEEAAAIEAYMGTFDLTQEEAAANLGKSRPALTNALRLLRLPDDLQERVIAGALTAGHARALLSVESDDLRRELAAVMESQELSVRQSEALIKKMTSEKKKPREAAPLPAEFEDFAQTLREKLGTKVTVNGTLKRGRIVIDYYSRDDLDRIYEFFDQE; the protein is encoded by the coding sequence ATGAAGCAACGCTTAGGAAAAGGATTGGGCGCACTGCTCCCCGATATGGCCCCGGAGGAAGTATCCGGTTCCGCCGTCCGGGATCTGCCCATCACGCAGGTAGATCCCGATCCCGCACAGCCGCGGAAACATTTTGATGAAGAGGCCCTCCGGCAGCTCGCCGATTCCCTGAAGCTCCACGGCATGATCCAGCCCATCGTGGTTCGCCCCGAGGGGCCGGAGCACTACGTGATTGTGGCAGGCGAGCGCCGTTACCGGGCCGCCCGGCTCCTCGGACTTCCCACCATTCCCGCCATTGTCCGGGATTTTGAAAAGCGGGCGGCTATCGAAGCGGCGCTGGTGGAAAATCTGCAGCGGCAGGACCTCAACCCCATCGAGGAGGCCGCCGCTATTGAGGCCTACATGGGCACCTTTGATCTGACCCAGGAGGAGGCCGCCGCCAATCTTGGCAAAAGCCGGCCCGCTCTCACCAACGCCCTTCGGCTGCTGAGACTTCCTGATGATCTTCAGGAGCGGGTCATTGCGGGCGCGCTCACCGCCGGTCATGCACGGGCACTCCTGTCCGTGGAGAGCGATGATCTTCGCCGGGAGCTCGCCGCGGTGATGGAATCCCAGGAACTCAGTGTCCGGCAAAGCGAGGCCCTCATCAAGAAGATGACCAGCGAAAAAAAGAAACCGAGGGAGGCGGCACCCCTCCCCGCCGAGTTCGAGGATTTTGCTCAGACTCTGCGGGAAAAGCTGGGAACCAAGGTTACGGTAAACGGAACCTTGAAGCGGGGACGCATCGTGATCGATTACTATTCCCGGGACGACCTGGACCGGATTTACGAGTTCTTCGATCAAGAGTAA
- a CDS encoding ParA family protein produces MGKIIAIANQKGGVGKTTTTINVAASLAYRGLRVLCVDLDPQGNASSGLGVDKTHVPASTYDVLINSVPIDKAIVTTSMAGLSLVPSNIQLAGAEVELVSAASREYILKSALKPLAPYYDYILIDCPPSLGLLTLNALTAADRVMVPIQCEYYALEGVGQLMNTVQLAKNHLNPDLSVEGVVLTMLDGRTNLGMQVADEVRKYFRSKVYDTIIPRNVRLGEAPSFGLPIILYDARCIGAQAYLALADEIIERNGGKKA; encoded by the coding sequence TTGGGTAAAATAATCGCCATTGCCAACCAGAAGGGCGGCGTGGGCAAAACCACCACCACCATCAATGTGGCGGCTTCCCTGGCCTATCGCGGCCTTCGCGTACTTTGTGTGGACCTCGATCCCCAGGGCAATGCATCCAGCGGACTCGGCGTGGATAAGACCCATGTGCCCGCCTCCACCTACGATGTGCTCATCAACAGCGTGCCTATCGACAAGGCCATCGTAACCACCAGCATGGCGGGTCTGTCTTTGGTTCCCTCCAACATCCAGCTGGCCGGCGCCGAAGTGGAACTGGTCTCCGCAGCCAGCCGGGAATATATTTTGAAGAGCGCCTTGAAGCCGCTGGCCCCCTATTATGATTACATCCTCATCGACTGCCCCCCTTCGCTGGGATTGCTTACCCTGAATGCGCTGACTGCCGCCGACCGGGTGATGGTCCCCATTCAGTGCGAGTATTACGCTCTTGAAGGCGTGGGACAGCTGATGAATACCGTACAGCTGGCCAAGAACCACCTCAATCCCGATCTTTCTGTGGAAGGTGTGGTGCTCACCATGCTGGACGGCCGCACCAATCTGGGCATGCAGGTTGCCGACGAGGTGCGCAAGTATTTTCGCAGCAAGGTCTATGACACCATTATCCCCCGCAACGTGCGTCTGGGCGAGGCCCCCAGTTTTGGGCTACCCATCATTCTCTACGACGCACGATGCATCGGCGCCCAGGCCTATCTGGCGCTGGCCGACGAGATTATCGAACGCAATGGAGGCAAAAAAGCATGA
- a CDS encoding methylated-DNA--[protein]-cysteine S-methyltransferase encodes MAKLHVVQQWIPSPIGPLLLLSSEKGIVGLDFSMEPVQKLIERGKLAVDGEGDPFHAESQLFEYFNRSRRVFELPLHMVGTPFQTSVWRELTLIPYGHTISYRKLAQRVGSPQGFRAVGAANGRNPIPIIVPCHRVINHNGALGGYGGGLDRKKFLLRLEGIPI; translated from the coding sequence ATGGCCAAACTTCATGTGGTGCAGCAATGGATTCCTTCCCCTATCGGTCCGCTTCTTCTGTTGTCCTCGGAAAAGGGCATTGTGGGGCTGGATTTTTCCATGGAACCGGTGCAAAAGCTGATAGAGCGGGGCAAGCTTGCCGTGGATGGAGAGGGCGACCCCTTCCATGCCGAATCCCAGCTCTTCGAGTATTTCAACCGAAGCCGCCGGGTGTTTGAACTGCCTCTGCACATGGTGGGTACGCCCTTTCAGACCAGCGTATGGCGTGAGCTTACCCTTATTCCCTACGGCCATACCATTTCCTACCGCAAGCTGGCCCAGCGCGTGGGCTCCCCCCAGGGGTTCCGGGCGGTGGGCGCCGCCAATGGCAGGAATCCCATTCCCATTATTGTTCCCTGTCACCGGGTGATCAACCACAACGGCGCACTGGGCGGCTATGGCGGCGGCCTTGACCGCAAAAAATTCCTCTTACGGCTCGAAGGGATCCCCATCTAA
- a CDS encoding alanine--tRNA ligase, which yields MTAKELREKFIQFFQEKGHAVIKSASLIPENDPTVLFTTAGMHPLVPYLMGEKHPMGTRLTDAQKCLRTGDIDEVGDDAHLTFFEMLGNWSLGDYFKKEAIANSYEFLTSPKWLGLDPDRLAFSVFAGDEHAPRDMESYELWRSMGVPEEKIFFLPRENNWWGPAGITGPCGPDTEMFIDTGKEKCCPECSPACDCGKYLEIWNDVFMEYNKTAEGDYEPLEQKNVDTGMGLERTICILQGKSSVYDTDLFLPLLEKIEALSGKRYGETEEITRAMRIVADHIRSAVFLLGDDRAVTPSNVDQGYVLRRLIRRAIRFGMQLGMAEGFTPEVAEVVVSQYQDAYDELTRHRDFIMDELKKEEGRFQRTLRQGLREFEKVVGRLKDGKEIDGISAFHLYDTFGFPIEMTVELAKEKGLTVDVEGFEEAFKEHQKKSQAGAEQRFKGGLADQTEETARLHTATHLLHAALRHYLGDEVAQKGSNITAERLRFDFSFGRKVTKEELGQVEAWVNEAIAADVPVTMEEMDLEAAKASGAIGLFESKYGEKVKVYTIGGYSKEICGGPHAAHTGELKHFKIKKEESSSAGVRRIKAVLNDG from the coding sequence ATGACAGCCAAAGAATTGCGTGAAAAGTTTATCCAGTTCTTTCAGGAGAAGGGACATGCCGTCATTAAAAGCGCTTCCCTGATTCCGGAGAACGATCCCACGGTGCTGTTCACCACGGCGGGCATGCATCCGCTGGTACCCTATCTGATGGGGGAGAAGCATCCCATGGGTACCCGGCTCACCGATGCTCAGAAATGCCTCCGCACCGGCGATATCGACGAAGTGGGCGACGATGCCCACCTGACCTTCTTTGAAATGCTGGGCAACTGGTCCCTGGGCGATTATTTCAAGAAGGAAGCCATTGCCAACAGTTACGAGTTCCTGACCTCTCCAAAATGGCTGGGGCTGGACCCGGATCGGCTGGCTTTTTCGGTTTTTGCCGGGGATGAGCACGCGCCAAGGGATATGGAGTCCTATGAGCTTTGGCGGAGCATGGGCGTGCCGGAAGAAAAGATCTTTTTCTTGCCCCGGGAGAACAACTGGTGGGGCCCGGCGGGCATCACCGGTCCCTGCGGTCCGGATACCGAGATGTTCATTGACACGGGTAAGGAGAAATGCTGCCCCGAGTGTTCGCCCGCCTGCGACTGCGGTAAGTATTTGGAGATTTGGAACGACGTGTTCATGGAATACAACAAGACGGCTGAGGGCGACTATGAGCCGCTGGAGCAAAAGAATGTGGACACGGGCATGGGGCTTGAACGCACCATCTGCATTCTCCAGGGCAAATCCTCCGTGTACGACACCGATCTGTTTTTGCCCCTGCTGGAAAAGATTGAAGCGCTGAGCGGTAAACGCTATGGCGAGACGGAGGAGATCACCCGGGCCATGCGCATTGTGGCGGATCATATCCGAAGCGCCGTCTTTCTCTTAGGAGACGACCGGGCAGTCACCCCATCCAATGTGGATCAGGGCTATGTGCTGCGGAGGCTGATCCGCCGGGCGATCCGCTTCGGCATGCAGCTGGGCATGGCGGAAGGCTTCACACCGGAGGTGGCGGAAGTGGTGGTGAGTCAGTACCAAGACGCCTATGATGAGTTGACGCGGCACCGTGATTTTATCATGGATGAGCTGAAAAAGGAGGAGGGCCGCTTTCAGCGCACCCTGCGTCAGGGCCTTCGTGAGTTTGAAAAGGTGGTGGGCCGTCTCAAGGACGGCAAAGAAATCGACGGTATCTCCGCTTTCCACCTGTACGATACCTTTGGCTTCCCCATTGAAATGACGGTGGAGCTGGCCAAGGAGAAGGGGCTCACCGTGGATGTGGAGGGTTTTGAGGAAGCATTCAAGGAGCATCAGAAGAAGTCGCAGGCTGGGGCGGAACAGCGCTTCAAGGGCGGATTGGCCGATCAGACCGAGGAGACGGCCCGTCTGCACACGGCTACCCATTTGCTGCACGCTGCCCTGCGCCATTACCTTGGCGATGAAGTGGCCCAAAAGGGCAGCAATATCACCGCTGAGCGCCTGCGCTTTGACTTCTCCTTCGGCCGCAAGGTCACCAAGGAGGAACTGGGTCAGGTGGAGGCCTGGGTGAACGAGGCGATCGCTGCCGATGTGCCGGTCACCATGGAGGAGATGGATCTGGAGGCGGCCAAGGCCTCCGGCGCCATTGGCCTGTTTGAATCCAAATACGGCGAGAAGGTGAAGGTGTACACCATCGGCGGCTACTCTAAGGAGATCTGCGGCGGCCCCCATGCCGCCCACACCGGCGAGCTCAAACACTTCAAGATCAAGAAGGAGGAGAGTTCTTCGGCGGGCGTAAGACGGATCAAGGCCGTTCTAAATGATGGTTGA
- a CDS encoding ROK family glucokinase has protein sequence MKYCIGVDMGGTTTKIGLFSSEGKLMDKKEIPTRVAMGRKSVFQDIAACIRTLTQDHGAALSDCSVGMGVPGPIDETGYADVMVNLDMYDFYPGKELSELLEGIPVKAANDANVAALGEMWQGGGRGYKSLLFVTLGTGVGGGIILNEKILHGAHGLGGEIGHIWVNPDEPETCNCGGHGCLDQMASATGIVRNAKRFMAKAEKPSALEKFDNLTAKDVFDAAKAGDEVAEKTVDYCMGFLGKNIADVTYVIDPEVVVIGGGLSKAGQYLLDVVYNHYKRYPKLKKCLSDFRLAQLGGDAGMYGAARLALEEK, from the coding sequence GTGAAATATTGCATTGGCGTTGATATGGGCGGCACGACGACGAAGATCGGCCTGTTCTCATCGGAGGGCAAGCTGATGGACAAAAAAGAAATCCCGACCCGCGTCGCGATGGGGCGCAAAAGCGTTTTTCAGGATATCGCGGCGTGCATCCGAACGCTTACCCAAGATCATGGAGCCGCGCTTTCGGACTGCAGCGTGGGCATGGGCGTTCCCGGCCCTATCGACGAGACGGGCTATGCCGATGTGATGGTCAATTTGGATATGTATGACTTCTATCCGGGAAAGGAACTTTCCGAGCTTTTGGAAGGTATCCCGGTAAAAGCGGCCAACGATGCGAATGTGGCTGCGCTGGGCGAGATGTGGCAGGGCGGCGGCAGGGGATACAAAAGCCTGTTGTTTGTCACGCTGGGGACCGGCGTGGGCGGCGGCATCATTTTGAATGAAAAGATTCTGCACGGCGCCCATGGACTGGGCGGCGAGATCGGTCACATCTGGGTCAATCCGGATGAGCCGGAGACCTGCAACTGCGGAGGACACGGCTGTCTCGACCAGATGGCCTCCGCCACCGGGATCGTGCGCAACGCCAAGCGGTTTATGGCGAAGGCCGAAAAGCCCAGTGCGCTTGAAAAGTTTGACAACCTTACCGCCAAGGATGTCTTTGACGCGGCCAAGGCCGGGGACGAGGTTGCGGAAAAGACCGTGGATTACTGCATGGGATTTTTAGGCAAGAACATCGCGGACGTGACCTATGTCATCGATCCGGAAGTGGTCGTGATCGGCGGCGGACTTTCGAAGGCAGGACAGTATCTGCTAGACGTGGTTTACAACCACTACAAGCGGTATCCCAAATTGAAGAAATGCCTGTCCGATTTCCGTCTCGCTCAGCTGGGCGGCGATGCGGGCATGTACGGCGCAGCACGGCTGGCTCTCGAAGAAAAATAA
- a CDS encoding M24 family metallopeptidase produces MKITYQEVNKPQKDAAAPVLLSDETMKERKEKILARMRQHNLDQLVIYDDVEHANNFMYLTGFFTRFEEALLILNQDGTAVLALGNENLNKCGKSRLEADPVHVSLFSLPNQPNRKDCTLKQLLAEAGIGADKRIGIVGWKLFTSVVEENKRMFDVPAYIVETIREIAGNAQLVNATALFIGEDGARVTNNANEIAHYEYGAALASDCMLDAMDKLEAGVSELELGDALVRSGQHTSVVTIAASGPRFVKANMFPTDNRVKVGDPISLTVGYAGGSSSRSGYAVHTQEELPAGCEEYLDRVAKPYFGAYATWLENIRIGMKGDALFQKIEEVLPRSEYHWGLCPGHLVAEEEWLCSPVYEGSSEVLRSGMIFQIDIIPSVPGYGGVCAESTVVLADEALKKELREQYPELYGRMQARAAYLRQELHINLSEDVLPMCSTVGYLRPYLLNKGWALAVAQD; encoded by the coding sequence ATGAAAATCACCTATCAGGAAGTGAACAAGCCTCAAAAGGATGCCGCGGCGCCGGTGCTGCTCAGCGATGAAACCATGAAGGAACGCAAGGAGAAGATTCTTGCGAGGATGCGCCAGCACAACCTGGATCAGCTGGTGATCTATGACGATGTGGAGCATGCCAACAATTTCATGTATCTGACGGGCTTTTTCACCCGCTTTGAAGAGGCGCTTTTGATCCTGAACCAGGATGGTACGGCGGTGCTGGCCCTGGGCAACGAAAACCTGAATAAATGCGGCAAATCCCGGCTGGAAGCGGATCCGGTCCATGTTTCGCTGTTCTCGCTGCCCAATCAGCCGAACCGGAAGGACTGCACCTTGAAGCAGCTTCTGGCGGAAGCGGGCATCGGGGCGGACAAACGGATCGGCATTGTCGGCTGGAAGCTGTTTACCAGCGTGGTGGAGGAAAACAAGCGGATGTTCGATGTTCCCGCCTATATTGTGGAGACCATTCGGGAGATTGCCGGGAATGCCCAGCTTGTCAACGCTACGGCACTGTTCATCGGCGAGGATGGCGCCCGAGTCACCAACAACGCCAACGAAATTGCCCACTATGAATACGGCGCCGCTCTTGCATCCGACTGCATGCTGGATGCCATGGATAAACTGGAGGCGGGTGTCAGCGAGCTGGAGCTGGGCGATGCCCTGGTGCGCAGCGGCCAGCATACCAGCGTGGTCACCATTGCAGCCAGCGGGCCCAGGTTTGTGAAGGCCAACATGTTCCCAACGGACAACAGGGTGAAGGTGGGCGACCCCATTTCGCTTACGGTGGGCTATGCCGGCGGCTCCTCCAGCCGCTCCGGCTATGCGGTGCATACGCAGGAGGAGCTTCCCGCGGGATGTGAGGAATACCTGGACCGGGTAGCCAAACCCTATTTTGGAGCCTATGCCACCTGGCTGGAAAACATCCGGATCGGTATGAAGGGTGATGCGCTGTTCCAGAAAATCGAGGAGGTCCTTCCCCGAAGCGAGTATCACTGGGGCCTTTGTCCCGGCCATCTGGTGGCGGAGGAGGAATGGCTCTGTTCGCCCGTCTATGAAGGGTCTAGCGAGGTTCTGCGCAGCGGCATGATCTTCCAGATTGACATCATTCCCTCCGTTCCCGGCTACGGCGGTGTGTGCGCTGAGAGCACGGTGGTGCTTGCGGATGAGGCTTTGAAGAAGGAGCTGCGGGAGCAGTATCCGGAGCTTTATGGACGGATGCAGGCGCGGGCCGCCTATCTTCGCCAGGAGCTCCATATCAACCTGTCTGAGGACGTTCTGCCCATGTGCAGCACGGTGGGCTATCTCAGGCCCTATCTGTTGAACAAAGGCTGGGCGCTGGCCGTGGCCCAGGACTGA
- a CDS encoding glycosyltransferase: MQIGEYIDSYSPVIDGVVTCVKNYAYWLNRKHGSCYVAAPRCPGYEDTDPFSVYRFTSVPVPKKPPYRFGVSALDYRYHKAMTAQYPQLVHAHSPFTAGWDALRFAKRRDIPIVATFHSKFYDDFLEAVGSPFLARQALRPIVRFFTLADHVWSVNEATAETLRSYGYKGEIEIMPNGVDMAVDLPSPELQARVRAQLQLTPGKPLLLFVGQQVNQKNIPMLLEALAIVKKKGVDFQMLSVGEGKDRAHYRELIENLGLADSVRLPGPIRDRDMLKGLYQCADLLTFPSLYDNAPLVVKEAAAMACPALLVKGSNAAAEASLDNINSFLCDEATPESIAQRIVEALSDRDKLLEVGQTAQKTLVQPWEKIVDRVAARYRQIIIDHKPRHRRPQKIKLRVKFNIRTKTRS; encoded by the coding sequence ATGCAGATCGGTGAATACATCGACTCCTATTCGCCCGTAATCGACGGCGTGGTGACCTGCGTAAAAAACTATGCCTACTGGCTGAACCGGAAACACGGAAGCTGCTACGTGGCGGCGCCCCGCTGCCCCGGTTATGAGGACACCGATCCTTTTTCGGTGTATCGCTTCACCTCGGTGCCGGTTCCCAAGAAGCCGCCCTACCGTTTTGGCGTATCGGCGCTGGACTATCGCTATCACAAAGCCATGACCGCCCAGTATCCCCAGCTGGTGCATGCCCATTCGCCCTTCACGGCAGGCTGGGATGCGTTGCGCTTCGCCAAGCGCCGGGATATCCCCATCGTGGCCACATTCCACTCCAAATTCTATGACGATTTTCTGGAAGCGGTGGGCAGCCCCTTTCTGGCCCGTCAGGCTTTAAGGCCCATCGTCCGTTTCTTTACACTGGCCGACCATGTATGGTCGGTAAATGAGGCCACGGCGGAAACCCTCCGCTCCTATGGCTACAAAGGCGAAATCGAGATCATGCCCAATGGGGTGGACATGGCCGTGGACCTCCCCAGCCCCGAACTGCAAGCCCGGGTGCGGGCTCAGCTTCAGCTTACTCCTGGCAAACCTCTGCTTTTGTTCGTGGGCCAGCAGGTCAATCAAAAGAACATTCCCATGCTGTTGGAAGCCCTGGCCATTGTCAAAAAGAAGGGCGTGGACTTTCAGATGCTTTCCGTGGGCGAAGGCAAGGATCGCGCCCATTACCGGGAACTGATTGAAAATCTTGGCCTCGCCGATTCGGTGCGCCTGCCCGGGCCCATCCGCGATCGGGACATGTTGAAAGGCCTCTATCAGTGCGCCGATCTTCTAACCTTTCCCTCTCTCTATGACAACGCGCCGCTGGTGGTCAAGGAAGCGGCGGCTATGGCCTGTCCCGCCCTGCTGGTCAAGGGCAGCAATGCGGCGGCGGAAGCCTCCCTGGACAACATCAACAGCTTCCTCTGCGATGAGGCTACGCCCGAATCCATTGCCCAGCGCATCGTAGAAGCGCTTTCCGATCGGGACAAGCTTCTGGAGGTGGGACAAACTGCCCAAAAAACCTTGGTTCAGCCCTGGGAAAAGATTGTGGACCGGGTGGCCGCCCGATACCGTCAGATCATCATCGATCACAAGCCCCGGCACCGCCGGCCCCAAAAGATAAAGCTCCGGGTCAAGTTCAATATCCGGACTAAAACCAGAAGCTAA
- the cimA gene encoding citramalate synthase: protein MQKIHLFDTTLRDGAQSEGVSFTVEDKLRIVRLLDEFGIDYVEGGNPGSNPKDVEFFRRVSEIPLRNSKLVAFGSTCRPGMEPDEDPGVAALLRANTPCCAIFGKCWDFHVATILRTSPEENLRMIEKTIRYLVRLGKEVVFDGEHFFDGYQNNPEYALAALRAAEAGGASWLVLCDTNGGTFLTDIEKITRKMVETMKTPIGIHCHNDCGMAIGSSLLAVRAGAAMVQGTINGFGERCGNADLIPIIAGLHFKMGLSCVAQESLPQLYHLAREVSNVANITFNERSPYVGNSAFAHKGGMHMDGILKNPATFEHLNPDAVGNSRRFLLSEVGGRSGLVAKLHQIEPRLRKDSPETQQIMDALKQKEFEGYQFEGAEASFELMVIKCLGRYKPAFSILDFTVFCERPEGENSAKAVIKVMVGGKERLSAAEGDGPVNAMDLAVRDALSVFFPSLQAMHLTDYKVRVLNSEGATAARVRVQIASTDGKRTWRTVGVSTNILEASWIALIDSLEYKLMLENK from the coding sequence ATGCAGAAGATCCATCTTTTTGATACCACGCTCCGGGATGGAGCCCAGTCGGAGGGCGTGTCCTTCACCGTGGAGGACAAGCTGCGCATCGTCAGGCTTTTGGATGAATTTGGCATCGACTATGTCGAAGGCGGCAACCCCGGCTCCAATCCAAAGGACGTGGAGTTTTTCCGCCGTGTCTCGGAAATTCCATTAAGAAACAGCAAGCTCGTGGCCTTTGGCAGCACCTGCCGGCCGGGCATGGAGCCCGATGAGGATCCGGGCGTGGCCGCTCTTCTTCGGGCCAACACGCCCTGCTGCGCCATATTTGGAAAATGCTGGGATTTCCATGTGGCCACCATTCTGCGGACTTCTCCCGAGGAAAACCTGCGCATGATCGAAAAGACCATTCGTTATCTGGTGAGGCTGGGCAAGGAAGTGGTTTTTGATGGTGAGCACTTTTTTGACGGTTATCAAAACAATCCCGAATACGCCTTGGCCGCCCTTCGGGCTGCGGAGGCCGGCGGCGCTTCATGGCTGGTCCTTTGCGACACCAACGGCGGTACCTTTTTGACGGACATAGAAAAAATTACCCGGAAGATGGTGGAGACGATGAAAACGCCCATCGGCATTCACTGTCACAACGACTGCGGTATGGCCATCGGTTCCAGCCTCCTGGCGGTTCGGGCCGGTGCCGCTATGGTGCAGGGCACCATCAACGGGTTTGGTGAACGCTGCGGAAACGCCGATCTCATCCCCATCATTGCCGGGCTCCACTTCAAGATGGGCCTTTCCTGCGTGGCACAGGAGAGTCTGCCCCAGCTCTATCATCTGGCCCGGGAAGTGAGCAATGTGGCCAACATCACCTTCAATGAACGCTCCCCCTATGTGGGCAACTCGGCTTTTGCCCACAAGGGCGGCATGCATATGGACGGTATTTTGAAAAATCCCGCCACCTTTGAACATCTCAATCCCGATGCGGTGGGCAACAGCCGACGGTTCCTGCTTTCCGAGGTGGGCGGCAGGAGCGGGCTTGTGGCCAAACTCCATCAGATCGAGCCCCGTCTTCGGAAGGACAGCCCCGAAACCCAGCAGATCATGGACGCGCTCAAGCAAAAGGAGTTCGAGGGCTATCAGTTTGAAGGCGCCGAGGCCTCCTTTGAGCTGATGGTGATCAAATGTCTTGGACGGTACAAGCCGGCCTTCTCCATTTTGGACTTTACGGTCTTCTGCGAGCGGCCCGAGGGCGAAAATTCCGCTAAGGCGGTCATCAAAGTGATGGTGGGCGGTAAGGAGCGCCTGTCCGCCGCCGAGGGGGACGGCCCGGTAAACGCCATGGATCTGGCGGTGCGGGACGCTTTGTCCGTATTTTTCCCCTCCCTCCAAGCCATGCATCTGACGGACTACAAGGTGCGGGTGCTCAATTCGGAGGGCGCCACGGCAGCCCGGGTGCGGGTGCAGATTGCCTCCACCGACGGAAAGCGGACCTGGCGCACGGTGGGCGTCTCCACCAATATCCTGGAGGCCAGCTGGATTGCTCTCATCGATTCCCTGGAATACAAGCTGATGCTGGAAAATAAGTAA
- the lepB gene encoding signal peptidase I has translation MSQKEKKSPKSEAKEWLISIAWAVGIALVIHFFIFSFTRVDGPSMQPTLFTDERVLITKFDYWFGGMPDRGDIVIVRFPGQSGYYVKRVIGLPGDTLVVRDSTVYVNGNPLSEDYVQCGPYEDMASVTVSQDCIFVMGDNRANSTDSRIVGELNRSQIVGKARLVVWPFDQFGALSHTDPLEE, from the coding sequence TTGAGTCAAAAAGAAAAGAAATCCCCGAAGAGTGAAGCCAAGGAGTGGCTTATTTCCATCGCCTGGGCGGTGGGTATCGCTCTTGTGATCCATTTCTTCATATTCTCCTTCACCCGGGTGGACGGCCCGTCCATGCAGCCCACGCTTTTCACCGATGAACGGGTTCTCATCACCAAGTTCGACTACTGGTTTGGCGGCATGCCCGACCGCGGGGATATCGTCATCGTACGCTTTCCCGGCCAGAGCGGCTACTACGTGAAGCGGGTCATCGGACTGCCTGGTGACACCCTGGTCGTCCGGGACAGCACCGTGTATGTCAACGGCAATCCCCTTAGCGAGGATTACGTCCAGTGTGGGCCCTATGAGGACATGGCGTCGGTAACCGTTTCCCAGGACTGCATCTTCGTGATGGGGGACAATCGGGCCAATTCCACCGATTCGAGGATTGTGGGAGAACTGAACAGGTCTCAGATCGTGGGCAAGGCCCGGCTGGTGGTCTGGCCTTTCGACCAGTTCGGTGCCCTGAGCCATACCGATCCTTTGGAGGAATAA
- a CDS encoding DUF951 domain-containing protein: MDIELGDVVRTKKPHPCGGDLWTVIRVGADIKIKCNTCGRIVMLERPAYAKRVKRLVERAGEPV; this comes from the coding sequence ATGGATATTGAACTGGGCGATGTTGTGCGCACCAAAAAGCCCCATCCCTGCGGCGGCGACCTTTGGACAGTGATCCGGGTGGGCGCCGACATCAAAATCAAATGCAACACCTGCGGCAGAATCGTGATGCTGGAGCGTCCCGCCTATGCCAAGCGGGTCAAACGCCTGGTGGAACGGGCCGGTGAACCGGTCTGA